The DNA segment TATGCTGTGGTTCAAACTTCACCTAATGGGGAGACAGGACAGTTCAGTCGTGGAGGTTGCCTTCAAGGTGGCGGGGGTTCACTATTCCTGGGGTGCTTGCCCACCACGGTTTATTGCACTCGTTATGAGATTCAATGTCAGCTAGCTCAGCATGTGAGGATAAACGATGAGCTAGTCTTGCACATCAAGGACCTATTTCCCACTGTGCTGAAATAATAAGGCATGCCTTATTCATttagtaacactttagtttagatattcgttatatatatatttttttgtaatgggaccttttaatacatttttaagagctgttttaaggaatgttttgttataaacttttcccctgatttgatttgattactgtgtttacttttcattTGTTTAGAGAGAGACTATtagtttattctattttatacGTACTTTAACATTAAGTGATTGTTGAAATGACAATCCTTAAAAATCTGTGTTTTGTAAAAAGGGACCAGTAtatactataattattattattattattattattatttatttcttagcagacacccttatccagggcgacttacaattgttacaagatatcacattatacattatttcacattatacagatatcacattatacagatatcacattatttttacatacaattacccatttatacagttgggtttttactggagcaatctaggtaaagtaccttgctcaagggtacaacagcagtgtcccccactggggattgaacccacaaccctccggtcaagagtccagagccctaaccactacaataatataatatagagctctattcacaaagttttaggagttatttaaagaaagttTTCTCAAAGTCTCATGAGTCAAAGCTTTGTGATTAAAGCCCATGGAGGTATATTAGTGCCGAAAATGATATTTTCCGAGTTATTACCTTTAAGACATTTCaggttgttaggtattaattaaatgaaaaaaaaaaacaaaactacccCTGTTACACTTGGAAAATACGGGTACCAGCACACccctatactgtatattatatatatatatatatatatatatatatatatatataataaaatgaaatgaaagaatgCAGTATTCAAATATTGATCAGAATCTTAAGAATTGTTGAGCATGAAAAGCCCAAGACTTAAACATATAAGCAGTTTAAAAAAGCCATCAGATAAATAAGATATGTTTTCTTTAAAGAATGATGGTACTGACTTGTACAATTGTCAGAAGAAAAAGGAAATAACAAAGTAGTGTGGGTATGTGTCAAGGAAAATTCAAGGAAATTCACAATGGTACTTCAGCAATTTTGTGGTTGAATGCCCAGGTTGATGATGTACAGTAACAAGCTTGACTTATTTTCTCTTCAGACTGAAACTTTGCAGAGTCTGCAGTCAAAACAATCTAGTTTGTAAGTGGTCAATCGGGAGAGTGGGAGTAAATAAACTGAACTTGGAAGCTTATTCCAGTATGGATTGTAAAATGGACCGGATCGACTTGAAAAAGCCCCTGGTTCTTTTTGAATCCCCCTGCTGTCAACTAATCTGTTTTACATATGCTGCTAACTGGGTTTTAGGGTTTTAGGGTGAGATTTGATGGGGAGAGGGATGAGGTGGAtttccctggctctgctttttttATCCTTGGATTTTGAATTTACAATGACTTTCTTCGGGAAATTTTAAACATCtgatatttaaaattataaatctaTGCTGCATAATATTTGAGAAAACTCACTTCAAAAAAATATCGGTCTAAGCACTTCAGAACATAAGATCAGGAGCACattgtattaacatgatttaaaaaaaaaaaaaaaaaaaaggaatggagtTTGGTTTCACTGGAGCCGGACCATGAAGTTTGTCTGTATAAAGTGGATCAGGCTCGATTTCCATCCACCCGTCACTGTCATCCAACAGTAGTGCCGTATGCACCATAGCAAGGgaaattaaccaatgaaaatcaactATGTCAACGTCAAACAGTTGCTGTATTTAAAACcgatattttttattatcattggAAGTACATACTATACTAAAGAAAAGGGAAATGAAGACAGGACACTAAAAATCCATAGTAGCCCTGGAGCCAAAGACTGGAGCTTTTATCCAACGAGTTACCCACTGAGTCACCcgctgagcagagtggaaaaaaaGACCATTATTAACAACAATTAACGTCTGCAGATTAAGCTGGTAAATACGTATGTTGTATTATGTTCtatttattgttgttacactCCGTGCAGTTATCAGtgaggttatgtgcaacaatgcaagtacttgtcatgagtgcgttttaacattattttagttgctgtaagcatacatagtttttgttattgccttttgataccgtatccataaaaataataataactgcatttatgGTAGATTTGACAAATGTGTGATTTCTAAAGATTGTTTAGCAATTGATTTGGTATAAATACATAACTTAttgattctcttaactgtttaaatgatgtactacagatgtatcaagacttgccatgatgttttgttgtttgtctatgTTATTGcccccactggaaatttgacaaatcgcaccctgGTTTTACCCAATagatttaaacaaatgtattttttaatgaagTTTTGACTTAACATCCTGTAAGCAAATTTAACCTAAAATGCTGTAAACAGTGATGCAATACCTAATCCTTCAGTGCCAATGTTTTCCCGTAAGGTTCAGTCCTGTAGGACACCACAGTACTGAGTTGCTCCAGCCATTATTTACAAGAGTgactaaaaatatttaaaaaggacaGCTTACAAAAAAAGGGTTCAGATGTATGTCGATTACTTTGATTTCATGGCCAGTAGTGGTTTGCATATTACTTTTGTTGCTGGGCTCAGAGACTCATGTATAGTACTATTCACTTTGATCTAAACCCCCCTgatccccacccccccaccccacatccCCTTCCTTCCTTAGAAAGGCCAAGGTTCTATTTTCTATCTGACTTGGTTTTCTTTATTCTCTACAGATCATTTCCTTCCAATGGCTTTCATGTCCCCACAATGCTTATAACTGGGAATGTCAAGGCAGTTTTGTGTTTTCTGAATTATTCCTGCCCCCTCTTTCACTGCTAAGGCAGACACCATGAATTGTACCAGACTGCCTGACGTGGACGAGACACCAGTCGTTTTCTTTAGGAATCAGTCTGTCTCCGTCAACAGCACCCACCATGTGTTCCCTCCATTCTTGGAAGACCCTTGCAAGAACTCCACTGGCCTCACGTTCTTCCTGGTGGCCTCCTATTGCACTGTCATGGTTGTTGGGCTGGTGGGCAACATTTGCTTAATCTGTGTAATAGCCAAGCAGAAAGAGAAAGCCAACGTCACTAACATATTAATCGCCAACCTTTCCTTCTCAGACATTATGGTGTGCGCGTTCTGTTTGCCCTTTACTGTGGTCTACACCCTAATGGATTACTGGATTTTTGGGGAGGTCTTGTGCAAGATGATGCCATTTATCCAGTGCATGTCGGTGACAGTGTCTATTCTTTCGCTTGTCCTCATTGCCTTGGAGAGACACCAGCTTATTCTCAACCCTGCTGGTTGGAAACCCACTGTTCCACAGGCATACATGGCAGTGGTGGTGATTTGGATGCTAGCCTGCTTTACCTCACTTCCCTTCTTGGCGTTTCACATTTTGACAGATGAACCCTACAAGAAGCTCTCTTTCCTCATGGCCTCCCTGGCAGACAAGGCTGTCTGCACTGAGAACTGGCCCTCCCACCAACACAAGCTTATCTATACCACCTGGCTGCTGATTTTCCAGTACTGCGCCCCCCTCCTTTTCATCCTGGTGTGCTACCTGAGGATCTACTTCCGCCTGCGCAAGAGGAAGGACATGCTTGACCGGATGTGCGAGGAGAACCGGCGGATGACCCACAGTAAGAGGATAAACATCATGCTGGTGTCCTTGGTCACCGCGTTTTCTGTCTGCTGGCTACCGCTCAACACCTTCAACACCATCGCGGACTGGAATTACGAGGCAGTGATGTACTGCCATCACGACCTAATTTTCTCATTGTGCCACCTAGTGGCCATGGCGTCAACCTGTGTCAACCCTGTCATTTACGGCTTCTTGAATAACAACTTCAAAAAAGAAGTGAAGTCCATTTTTGTGCACTGTAAGTGCAGCACCCTGGAAGAGGATTATGAACACTTTCCTCTTTCCACCATGCACACAGAGATATCAAAGACTTCCCTCCGCTTGAGCTGTA comes from the Acipenser ruthenus chromosome 13, fAciRut3.2 maternal haplotype, whole genome shotgun sequence genome and includes:
- the LOC117417928 gene encoding neuropeptide Y receptor type 4-2-like, yielding MNCTRLPDVDETPVVFFRNQSVSVNSTHHVFPPFLEDPCKNSTGLTFFLVASYCTVMVVGLVGNICLICVIAKQKEKANVTNILIANLSFSDIMVCAFCLPFTVVYTLMDYWIFGEVLCKMMPFIQCMSVTVSILSLVLIALERHQLILNPAGWKPTVPQAYMAVVVIWMLACFTSLPFLAFHILTDEPYKKLSFLMASLADKAVCTENWPSHQHKLIYTTWLLIFQYCAPLLFILVCYLRIYFRLRKRKDMLDRMCEENRRMTHSKRINIMLVSLVTAFSVCWLPLNTFNTIADWNYEAVMYCHHDLIFSLCHLVAMASTCVNPVIYGFLNNNFKKEVKSIFVHCKCSTLEEDYEHFPLSTMHTEISKTSLRLSCRNNSV